One stretch of Tenrec ecaudatus isolate mTenEca1 chromosome 18, mTenEca1.hap1, whole genome shotgun sequence DNA includes these proteins:
- the SMG9 gene encoding nonsense-mediated mRNA decay factor SMG9: MSESGHSQPGLYGIERRRRWKDPSPGGPQNLSGPGGRERDYLAPWERERRDGSEETGTAVMQKTPIILSKPPAERSKQPPPPAPTPTAPPAPAPLEKPIVLMKPREEGKGPVATTGASTPEGAAPPPPAAPAPPKGEKEGQRPTQPVYQIQNRGMGTAAPAAMDPVVGQAKLLPPERMKHSIKLVDDQMNWCDSAIEYLLDQTDVLVVGVLGLQGTGKSMVMSLLSANTPEEDQRAYVFRAQSAEMKERGGNQTSGIDFFITQERIVFLDTQPILSPSILDHLINNDRKLPPEYNLPHTYVEMQSLQIAAFLFTVCHVVIVVQDWFTDLSLYRFLQTAEMVKPSTPSPSHESSSSAGSEEGTEYYPHLVFLQNKARREDFCPRKLRQMHLMIDQLMAHSHLRYKGTLSMLQCNVFPGLPPDFLDSEVNLFLMPFMDSDAESETPPRAGPGSSPLFSLLPGYRGHPSFQSLVSKLRSQVMSMARPQLSHTILTEKNWFHYAARIWDGVRKSSALAEYSRLLA, encoded by the exons GATGGCAGCGAGGAGACGGGCACGGCAGTCATGCAGAAAACCCCCATCATCCTCTCCAAGCCTCCAGCCGAGCGG TCGAAGCAGCCGCCtccacctgcccccacccccaccgccccaccTGCTCCAGCCCCCCTGGAGAAGCCCATCGTCCTCATGAAGCCCCGGGAAGAGGGGAAGGGTCCTGTGGCCACAACAGGCGCCTCCACCCCCGAGGGTGCTGCCCCGCCACCCCCAGCAGCCCCGGCCCCACCCAAAGGAGAGAAGGAGGGGCAGCGTCCCACGCAGCCCGTGTACCAGATCCAGAACCGGGGCATGGGCACTGCTGCGCCAGCTGCCATGGACC CTGTTGTGGGCCAGGCCAAGCTGCTGCCCCCTGAGCGCATGAAGCACAGCATCAAGCTGGTGGACGACCAGATGAACTGGTGCGACAGTGCCATCGAG TACCTGCTGGATCAGACCGACGTGTTGGTGGTTGGCGTCCtgggcctccaggggacaggcaaGTCCATGGTCATGTCACTGCTGTCAGCCAACACCCCAGAGGAGGACCAAAG GGCCTACGTGTTCCGGGCCCAGAGCGCTGAGATGAAGGAGCGAGGAGGCAACCAGACCAGCGGCATCGACTTCTTCATTACGCAGGAGCGGATCGTTTTCCTGGACACGCAG CCCATCCTCAGCCCCTCCATCCTGGACCACCTCATCAACAACGATCGCAAGCTGCCCCCAGAGTACAACCTCCCGCACACCTACGTGGAGATGCAG TCCCTGCAGATCGCTGCCTTCCTCTTCACTGTGTGCCACGTGGTGATTGTCGTCCAGGACTGGTTCACGGACCTCAGCCtatacag GTTCCTGCAGACCGCCGAGATGGTGAAGCCCTCCACGCCGTCCCCCAGCCACGAATCCAGCAGCTCCGCCGGCTCCGAGGAAGGCACTGAGTACTACCCCCACCTGG TCTTCCTGCAGAACAAAGCCCGCCGAGAGGACTTCTGCCCCCGGAAGCTGCGACAGATGCACCTGATGATCGACCAGCTCATGGCCCACTCCCACCTGCGCTACAAGG GCACTCTGTCCATGCTGCAGTGCAACGTCTTCCCAGGGCTCCCACCCGACTTCCTGGACTCCGAGGTCAACCTGTTCCTCATGCCCTTCATGGACAGCGACGCTGAGAGTGAGACCCCCCCACGGGCAG GGCCTGGTTCCAGCCCACTCTTCTCCCTGCTGCCCGGCTACCGGGGCCACCCCAGTTTCCAGTCCCTGGTGAGCAAGCTCCGGAGCCAGGTGATGTCCATGGCCCGGCCTCAGCTGTCCCACACGATCCTCACTGAGAAGAACTG GTTCCATTATGCGGCCCGGATCTGGGACGGGGTGCGAAAGTCCTCCGCGCTCGCCGAGTACAGCCGTCTGCTGGCCTGA